In one Camelus dromedarius isolate mCamDro1 chromosome 31, mCamDro1.pat, whole genome shotgun sequence genomic region, the following are encoded:
- the PITPNM2 gene encoding membrane-associated phosphatidylinositol transfer protein 2 isoform X2, whose protein sequence is MIIKEYRIPLPMTVEEYRIAQLYMIQKKSRNETFGEGSGVEILENRPYTDGPGGSGQYTHKVYHVGMHIPSWFRSILPKAALRVVEESWNAYPYTRTRFTCPFVEKFSIDIETFYKTDAGENPNVFSLSPVEKNQLTIDFIDIVKDPVPPNEYKTEEDPKLFHSTKTQRGPLSENWIEEYKQHVFPIMCAYKLCKVEFRYWGMQSKIERFIHDTGLRKVMVRAHRQAWCWQDEWYGLNMDNIRELEKEAQLMLSRKMAQFKEDDKEAVEMAKDEAAQDQAPREPPQPSSSTGEPLAGRSLKKQWSTSSKSSRSSKRGASPSRHSISEWRMQSIARDSDESSDDEFFDAHEDLSDSEEMFPKDITKWNSNDLMDKIESPEPEDTQDGLYRQSSREFRVASSVEQLNIMEDEVSPPLAAPPSKIHVLLLVLHGGTILDTGAGDPSSKQGDANTIATVFDTVMRVHYPSALGHLAIRLVPCPPICADAFALVSNLSPYSHDEGCLSSSQDHIPLAALPLLATSSPQYQEAVAMVIQRANLAYGDFIKSQEGMTFNGQVCLIGDCVGGILAFDALCCSNQPVSESQSSSRRGSVASVQDTDLLSPGTVGNVAHGGGGGGGGCGGGGGGGGGSNLESSRHLSRSNIDIPRSNGTEDPKRQLPRKRSDSSTYELDTIQQHQAFLSSLHASVLRNEPSSRRSSSSTMLDGAGAVGKFDFEIADLFLFGCPLGLVLALRKTVIPSLDVFQLRPACQQVYNLFHPADPSASRLEPLLERGFHALPPFSIPRYQRYPLGDGCSTLLADALQTHNTVFQEHTAPSSPGTAPTTRGFRRASEISIASQVSGMAESYTASSIAQKAPGLLSHTPSVRRLSLLALPPPTPATPGPCPQASPSLERAPRLPNLDIREVAAKWWGQKRIDYALYCPDALTAFPTVALPHLFHASYWESTDVVSFLLRQVMRHDNSSILELDGKEVSVFTPSKPREKWQRKRTHVKLRNVTANHRINDAIANEDGPQTVTGRFMYGPLDMVTLTGEKVDVHIMTQPPSGEWLYLDTLVTSSSGRVSYTIPETHRLGVGVYPVKMVVRGDHTFADSYITVLPKGTEFVVFSIDGSFAASVSIMGSDPKVRAGAVDVVRHWQDLGYLIIYVTGRPDMQKQRVVAWLAQHNFPHGVVSFCDGLVHDPLRHKANFLKLLISELHLRVHAAYGSTKDVAVYSSISLSPMQIYIVGRPTKKLQQQCQFITDGYAAHLAQLKYNHRARPARNAATRMALRKGSFGLPGQSDFLRSRNHLLRTISAQPSGPGHRHERTQSQADSEQRGQRSMSVAAGCWGRTMAGRPEPAAGPK, encoded by the exons ATGATTATAAAGGAATATCGGATTCCTCTGCCGATGACCGTGGAGGAGTACCGCATTGCCCAGCTGTACATGATACAG AAGAAGAGCCGTAACGAGACGTTCGGCGAAGGCAGCGGCGTGGAGATCCTGGAGAACCGGCCGTACACGGACGGCCCCGGCGGCTCCGGGCAGTACACGCACAAGGTGTACCATGTGGGCATGCACATCCCCAGCTGGTTCCGCTCCATCCTGCCCAAGGCGGCCCTGCGCGTGGTGGAGGAGTCCTGGAACGCCTACCCCTACACCCGAACCAG GTTCACTTGCCCTTTTGTGGAGAAATTCTCCATTGACATCGAAACCTTTTATAAAACTGATGCTGGAGAAAACCCCAACGTGTTCAGCCTGTCTCCTGTGGAAAAGAACCAGCTGACAATCG ACTTCATCGACATCGTCAAGGACCCCGTGCCCCCCAACGAGTATAAGACGGAAGAGGACCCCAAGCTGTTCCACTCGACCAAGACCCAGCGGGGGCCCCTGTCCGAGAACTGGATCGAGGAGTACAAGCAGCACGTCTTCCCCATCATGTGCGCCTACAAGCTTTGCAAGGTGGAGTTCCGCTACTGGGGCATGCAGTCCAAGATCGAGAGGTTCATCCATGACACGG GCCTCCGGAAGGTGATGGTGAGAGCCCACCGGCAGGCCTGGTGCTGGCAGGACGAGTGGTATGGGCTGAACATGGACAACATCCGGGAACTAGAGAAGGAGGCACAGCTCATGCTGTCCCGCAAGATGGCCCAGTTCAAAGAGGACGACAAGGAGGCCGTGGAGATGGCCAAGGATGAGGCCGCCCAGGACCAGGCCCCCAGGGAGcccccccagcccagcagcagcaCCGGGGAGCCCCTGGCGGGCAGGAGCCTGAAGAAGCAGTGGTCCACGTCCTCCAAGTCGTCGCGGTCGTCCAAGCGGGGAG CCAGTCCTTCCCGCCACAGCATCTCGGAGTGGAGGATGCAGAGCATCGCCCGGGACTCGGACGAGAGCTCGGACGACGAGTTCTTTGACGCCCACG aggACCTGTCCGATTCCGAGGAAATGTTCCCCAAAGACATCACCAAGTGGAACTCCAACGACCTCATGGACAAAATTGAAAGCCCTGAGCCAGAGGACACGCAGG ATGGCCTGTACCGTCAGAGCAGCCGTGAGTTCAGGGTGGCCTCCAGTGTGGAGCAGCTGAACATCATGGAG GACGAGGTCAGTCCGCCGTTGGCCGCGCCGCCCTCCAAGATCCACgtgctgctgctggtgctgcACGGAGGCACCATCCTGGACACGGGCGCCGGGGACCCCAGCTCCAAGCAGGGCGACGCCAACACCATCGCCACCGTGTTCGACACCGTCATGCGCGTGCACTACCCCAGCGCCCTGGGCCACCTCGCCATCCGCCTGGTGCCCTGCCCTCCCATCTGCGCCGATGCCTTCGCCCTTGTCTCCAA cctcagccccTACAGCCATGATGAAGGCTGTCTGTCGAGCAGCCAGGACCACATCCCCTTGGCTGCCCTGCCCCTGCTGGCAACCTCCTCACCCCAGTACCAGGAGGCAGTTGCCATGGTGATTCAGCGGGCTAACCTCGCCTATGGGGATTTCATCAAGTCCCAGGAGGGCATGACCTTCAATGGGCAG GTCTGCCTGATCGGGGACTGTGTCGGGGGCATCCTGGCATTCGATGCCTTATGCTGCAGCAATCAGCCAGTGTCTGAGAGTCAGAGCAGCAGCCGCCGGGGCAGCGTTGCCAGCGTGCAG GACACTGACCTGCTGTCCCCGGGCACGGTGGGCAATGTGGCAcatggtggcggtggcggtggcggcggctgcggcggcggcggcggcggcggcggcggcagcaacCTGGAGAGCAGCCGGCACCTGAGCCGCAGCAACATCGACATCCCCCGAAGCAACGGCACTGAGGACCCCAAAAGGCAGCTACCCCGCAAGAGGAGTGACTCATCCACCTATGAGCTGGACACCATCCAGCAGCACCAGGCCTTCCTGTccag CCTCCATGCCAGCGTGCTGAGGAACGAGCCCAGCTCCCGCCGCTCGAGCAGCTCCACCATGCTGGATGGCGCAGGGGCCGTGGGCAAGTTCGACTTTGAGATCGCTGACCTCTTCCTCTTCGGGTGCCCACTGGGGCTGGTCCTGGCCTTGAGGAAGACTGTCATCCCCTCCCTGGATG TTTTCCAGCTGCGGCCTGCCTGCCAGCAAGTCTACAACCTCTTCCACCCGGCGGACCCCTCAGCCTCGCGCCTGGAGCCACTGCTGGAGAGGGGGTTCCACGCCCTGCCGCCTTTCAGCATCCCCCGCTACCAGCGCTACCCGCTGGGGGACGGCTGCTCCACGCTGCTGG CGGATGCACTCCAGACCCACAACACCGTCTTCCAAGAGCACACGGCCCCCTCCTCGCCCGGCACAGCTCCCACCACCCGAGGTTTCCGCAGAGCCAGCGAGATCAGCATCGCCAGCCAGGTGTCAGGCATGGCTGAGAGCTACACGGCGTCCAGCATCGCCCAGA AGGCCCCGGGGCTGCTCAGTCACACCCCCAGCGTCAGGCGACTGTCCCTGCTTGCCCTTCCCCCGCCAACCCCTGccaccccagggccctgcccacaggccagccccagcctggaGAGGGCCCCCCGCCTCCCCAACTTGGACATCAGAGAAG TTGCTGCAAAGTGGTGGGGCCAGAAGCGGATCGACTATGCCCTGTACTGCCCTGACGCCCTGACGGCCTTCCCCACTGTggccctgccccacctcttcCACGCCAGCTACTGGGAGTCAACGGATGTGGTCTCCTTCCTGCTGAGACAG GTCATGAGACACGACAACTCCAGCATCTTGGAGCTGGACGGCAAGGAGGTCTCAGTGTTCACCCCCTCGAAGCCGAGAGAGAAGTGGCAGCGCAAGAGGACCCACGTGAAGCTGCGG aATGTGACAGCAAACCACCGGATCAATGACGCGATCGCCAATGAGGACGGCCCGCAGACTGTGACGGGCCGGTTCATGTACGGGCCCCTGGACATGGTCACCCTGACTGGGGAGAAG GTGGACGTGCACATCATGACGCAGCCGCCCTCAGGGGAGTGGCTGTACCTGGACACGCTGGTGACCAGCAGCAGTGGCCGTGTCTCCTACACCATCCCCGAGACGCACCGCCTGGGCGTGGGCGTCTACCCCGTCAAGATGGTGGTCAG ggGAGACCACACGTTTGCCGACAGCTACATCACAGTGCTGCCCAAGGGCACGGAGTTCGTGGTCTTCAGCATTGATGGCTCCTTTGCTGCCAGCGTGTCCATCATGGGCAGTGACCCCAAAGTGCGGGCTGGGGCCGTGGACGTGGTGCG GCACTGGCAGGACCTGGGCTACCTCATCATCTACGTGACGGGCCGGCCTGACATGCAGAAGCAGCGGGTGGTGGCGTGGCTGGCCCAGCACAACTTCCCCCATGGCGTGGTGTCCTTCTGTGATGGCCTGGTGCACGACCCACTGCGGCACAAGGCCAACTTCCTGAAGCTGCTCATCTCCGAG CTGCACTTGCGCGTGCACGCGGCCTACGGGTCCACCAAGGACGTGGCGGTCTACAGCTCCATCAGCCTGTCCCCCATGCAGATCTACATTGTGGGCCGGCCCACCAAGAAGCTGCAGCAGCAGTGCCAG TTCATCACGGACGGCTATGCGGCCCACCTGGCCCAGCTCAAGTACAACCACCGGGCCCGGCCGGCCCGCAACGCGGCCACCCGCATGGCACTGCGCAAGGGCAGCTTTGGCCTGCCGGGCCAGAGCGACTTCCTGCGCTCCCGGAACCACCTGCTCCGCACCATCTCGGCCCAGCCCAGCGGGCCCGGCCACCGGCACGAGCGGACGCAGAGCCAGGCAGACAGCGAGCAGCGGGGACAGCGCAGCATGAGTGTGGCGGCTGGCTGCTGGGGCCGCACCATGGCCGGCCGGCCTGAGCCAGCCGCGGGCCCCAAGTAG
- the PITPNM2 gene encoding membrane-associated phosphatidylinositol transfer protein 2 isoform X3 yields the protein MIIKEYRIPLPMTVEEYRIAQLYMIQKKSRNETFGEGSGVEILENRPYTDGPGGSGQYTHKVYHVGMHIPSWFRSILPKAALRVVEESWNAYPYTRTRFTCPFVEKFSIDIETFYKTDAGENPNVFSLSPVEKNQLTIDFIDIVKDPVPPNEYKTEEDPKLFHSTKTQRGPLSENWIEEYKQHVFPIMCAYKLCKVEFRYWGMQSKIERFIHDTGLRKVMVRAHRQAWCWQDEWYGLNMDNIRELEKEAQLMLSRKMAQFKEDDKEAVEMAKDEAAQDQAPREPPQPSSSTGEPLAGRSLKKQWSTSSKSSRSSKRGASPSRHSISEWRMQSIARDSDESSDDEFFDAHEDLSDSEEMFPKDITKWNSNDLMDKIESPEPEDTQDGLYRQSSREFRVASSVEQLNIMEDEVSPPLAAPPSKIHVLLLVLHGGTILDTGAGDPSSKQGDANTIATVFDTVMRVHYPSALGHLAIRLVPCPPICADAFALVSNLSPYSHDEGCLSSSQDHIPLAALPLLATSSPQYQEAVAMVIQRANLAYGDFIKSQEGMTFNGQVCLIGDCVGGILAFDALCCSNQPVSESQSSSRRGSVASVQDTDLLSPGTVGNVAHGGGGGGGGCGGGGGGGGGSNLESSRHLSRSNIDIPRSNGTEDPKRQLPRKRSDSSTYELDTIQQHQAFLSSLHASVLRNEPSSRRSSSSTMLDGAGAVGKFDFEIADLFLFGCPLGLVLALRKTVIPSLDVFQLRPACQQVYNLFHPADPSASRLEPLLERGFHALPPFSIPRYQRYPLGDGCSTLLVETVQRNPELVLEGGPLAPLPHGDGFLETSIPVPALTWQDGPRPSPGCAESDALQTHNTVFQEHTAPSSPGTAPTTRGFRRASEISIASQVSGMAESYTASSIAQIAAKWWGQKRIDYALYCPDALTAFPTVALPHLFHASYWESTDVVSFLLRQVMRHDNSSILELDGKEVSVFTPSKPREKWQRKRTHVKLRNVTANHRINDAIANEDGPQTVTGRFMYGPLDMVTLTGEKVDVHIMTQPPSGEWLYLDTLVTSSSGRVSYTIPETHRLGVGVYPVKMVVRGDHTFADSYITVLPKGTEFVVFSIDGSFAASVSIMGSDPKVRAGAVDVVRHWQDLGYLIIYVTGRPDMQKQRVVAWLAQHNFPHGVVSFCDGLVHDPLRHKANFLKLLISELHLRVHAAYGSTKDVAVYSSISLSPMQIYIVGRPTKKLQQQCQFITDGYAAHLAQLKYNHRARPARNAATRMALRKGSFGLPGQSDFLRSRNHLLRTISAQPSGPGHRHERTQSQADSEQRGQRSMSVAAGCWGRTMAGRPEPAAGPK from the exons ATGATTATAAAGGAATATCGGATTCCTCTGCCGATGACCGTGGAGGAGTACCGCATTGCCCAGCTGTACATGATACAG AAGAAGAGCCGTAACGAGACGTTCGGCGAAGGCAGCGGCGTGGAGATCCTGGAGAACCGGCCGTACACGGACGGCCCCGGCGGCTCCGGGCAGTACACGCACAAGGTGTACCATGTGGGCATGCACATCCCCAGCTGGTTCCGCTCCATCCTGCCCAAGGCGGCCCTGCGCGTGGTGGAGGAGTCCTGGAACGCCTACCCCTACACCCGAACCAG GTTCACTTGCCCTTTTGTGGAGAAATTCTCCATTGACATCGAAACCTTTTATAAAACTGATGCTGGAGAAAACCCCAACGTGTTCAGCCTGTCTCCTGTGGAAAAGAACCAGCTGACAATCG ACTTCATCGACATCGTCAAGGACCCCGTGCCCCCCAACGAGTATAAGACGGAAGAGGACCCCAAGCTGTTCCACTCGACCAAGACCCAGCGGGGGCCCCTGTCCGAGAACTGGATCGAGGAGTACAAGCAGCACGTCTTCCCCATCATGTGCGCCTACAAGCTTTGCAAGGTGGAGTTCCGCTACTGGGGCATGCAGTCCAAGATCGAGAGGTTCATCCATGACACGG GCCTCCGGAAGGTGATGGTGAGAGCCCACCGGCAGGCCTGGTGCTGGCAGGACGAGTGGTATGGGCTGAACATGGACAACATCCGGGAACTAGAGAAGGAGGCACAGCTCATGCTGTCCCGCAAGATGGCCCAGTTCAAAGAGGACGACAAGGAGGCCGTGGAGATGGCCAAGGATGAGGCCGCCCAGGACCAGGCCCCCAGGGAGcccccccagcccagcagcagcaCCGGGGAGCCCCTGGCGGGCAGGAGCCTGAAGAAGCAGTGGTCCACGTCCTCCAAGTCGTCGCGGTCGTCCAAGCGGGGAG CCAGTCCTTCCCGCCACAGCATCTCGGAGTGGAGGATGCAGAGCATCGCCCGGGACTCGGACGAGAGCTCGGACGACGAGTTCTTTGACGCCCACG aggACCTGTCCGATTCCGAGGAAATGTTCCCCAAAGACATCACCAAGTGGAACTCCAACGACCTCATGGACAAAATTGAAAGCCCTGAGCCAGAGGACACGCAGG ATGGCCTGTACCGTCAGAGCAGCCGTGAGTTCAGGGTGGCCTCCAGTGTGGAGCAGCTGAACATCATGGAG GACGAGGTCAGTCCGCCGTTGGCCGCGCCGCCCTCCAAGATCCACgtgctgctgctggtgctgcACGGAGGCACCATCCTGGACACGGGCGCCGGGGACCCCAGCTCCAAGCAGGGCGACGCCAACACCATCGCCACCGTGTTCGACACCGTCATGCGCGTGCACTACCCCAGCGCCCTGGGCCACCTCGCCATCCGCCTGGTGCCCTGCCCTCCCATCTGCGCCGATGCCTTCGCCCTTGTCTCCAA cctcagccccTACAGCCATGATGAAGGCTGTCTGTCGAGCAGCCAGGACCACATCCCCTTGGCTGCCCTGCCCCTGCTGGCAACCTCCTCACCCCAGTACCAGGAGGCAGTTGCCATGGTGATTCAGCGGGCTAACCTCGCCTATGGGGATTTCATCAAGTCCCAGGAGGGCATGACCTTCAATGGGCAG GTCTGCCTGATCGGGGACTGTGTCGGGGGCATCCTGGCATTCGATGCCTTATGCTGCAGCAATCAGCCAGTGTCTGAGAGTCAGAGCAGCAGCCGCCGGGGCAGCGTTGCCAGCGTGCAG GACACTGACCTGCTGTCCCCGGGCACGGTGGGCAATGTGGCAcatggtggcggtggcggtggcggcggctgcggcggcggcggcggcggcggcggcggcagcaacCTGGAGAGCAGCCGGCACCTGAGCCGCAGCAACATCGACATCCCCCGAAGCAACGGCACTGAGGACCCCAAAAGGCAGCTACCCCGCAAGAGGAGTGACTCATCCACCTATGAGCTGGACACCATCCAGCAGCACCAGGCCTTCCTGTccag CCTCCATGCCAGCGTGCTGAGGAACGAGCCCAGCTCCCGCCGCTCGAGCAGCTCCACCATGCTGGATGGCGCAGGGGCCGTGGGCAAGTTCGACTTTGAGATCGCTGACCTCTTCCTCTTCGGGTGCCCACTGGGGCTGGTCCTGGCCTTGAGGAAGACTGTCATCCCCTCCCTGGATG TTTTCCAGCTGCGGCCTGCCTGCCAGCAAGTCTACAACCTCTTCCACCCGGCGGACCCCTCAGCCTCGCGCCTGGAGCCACTGCTGGAGAGGGGGTTCCACGCCCTGCCGCCTTTCAGCATCCCCCGCTACCAGCGCTACCCGCTGGGGGACGGCTGCTCCACGCTGCTGG TCGAGACCGTGCAGAGAAACCCCGAGCTGGTCCTGGAGGGCGGCCCCCTGGCCCCGCTCCCTCATGGGGACGGCTTCCTGGAAACCAGTATCCCCGTTCCCGCGCTCACCTGGCAAGACGGGCCCCGCCCGAGCCCGGGCTGTGCTGAGT CGGATGCACTCCAGACCCACAACACCGTCTTCCAAGAGCACACGGCCCCCTCCTCGCCCGGCACAGCTCCCACCACCCGAGGTTTCCGCAGAGCCAGCGAGATCAGCATCGCCAGCCAGGTGTCAGGCATGGCTGAGAGCTACACGGCGTCCAGCATCGCCCAGA TTGCTGCAAAGTGGTGGGGCCAGAAGCGGATCGACTATGCCCTGTACTGCCCTGACGCCCTGACGGCCTTCCCCACTGTggccctgccccacctcttcCACGCCAGCTACTGGGAGTCAACGGATGTGGTCTCCTTCCTGCTGAGACAG GTCATGAGACACGACAACTCCAGCATCTTGGAGCTGGACGGCAAGGAGGTCTCAGTGTTCACCCCCTCGAAGCCGAGAGAGAAGTGGCAGCGCAAGAGGACCCACGTGAAGCTGCGG aATGTGACAGCAAACCACCGGATCAATGACGCGATCGCCAATGAGGACGGCCCGCAGACTGTGACGGGCCGGTTCATGTACGGGCCCCTGGACATGGTCACCCTGACTGGGGAGAAG GTGGACGTGCACATCATGACGCAGCCGCCCTCAGGGGAGTGGCTGTACCTGGACACGCTGGTGACCAGCAGCAGTGGCCGTGTCTCCTACACCATCCCCGAGACGCACCGCCTGGGCGTGGGCGTCTACCCCGTCAAGATGGTGGTCAG ggGAGACCACACGTTTGCCGACAGCTACATCACAGTGCTGCCCAAGGGCACGGAGTTCGTGGTCTTCAGCATTGATGGCTCCTTTGCTGCCAGCGTGTCCATCATGGGCAGTGACCCCAAAGTGCGGGCTGGGGCCGTGGACGTGGTGCG GCACTGGCAGGACCTGGGCTACCTCATCATCTACGTGACGGGCCGGCCTGACATGCAGAAGCAGCGGGTGGTGGCGTGGCTGGCCCAGCACAACTTCCCCCATGGCGTGGTGTCCTTCTGTGATGGCCTGGTGCACGACCCACTGCGGCACAAGGCCAACTTCCTGAAGCTGCTCATCTCCGAG CTGCACTTGCGCGTGCACGCGGCCTACGGGTCCACCAAGGACGTGGCGGTCTACAGCTCCATCAGCCTGTCCCCCATGCAGATCTACATTGTGGGCCGGCCCACCAAGAAGCTGCAGCAGCAGTGCCAG TTCATCACGGACGGCTATGCGGCCCACCTGGCCCAGCTCAAGTACAACCACCGGGCCCGGCCGGCCCGCAACGCGGCCACCCGCATGGCACTGCGCAAGGGCAGCTTTGGCCTGCCGGGCCAGAGCGACTTCCTGCGCTCCCGGAACCACCTGCTCCGCACCATCTCGGCCCAGCCCAGCGGGCCCGGCCACCGGCACGAGCGGACGCAGAGCCAGGCAGACAGCGAGCAGCGGGGACAGCGCAGCATGAGTGTGGCGGCTGGCTGCTGGGGCCGCACCATGGCCGGCCGGCCTGAGCCAGCCGCGGGCCCCAAGTAG
- the PITPNM2 gene encoding membrane-associated phosphatidylinositol transfer protein 2 isoform X5 — MIIKEYRIPLPMTVEEYRIAQLYMIQKKSRNETFGEGSGVEILENRPYTDGPGGSGQYTHKVYHVGMHIPSWFRSILPKAALRVVEESWNAYPYTRTRFTCPFVEKFSIDIETFYKTDAGENPNVFSLSPVEKNQLTIDFIDIVKDPVPPNEYKTEEDPKLFHSTKTQRGPLSENWIEEYKQHVFPIMCAYKLCKVEFRYWGMQSKIERFIHDTGLRKVMVRAHRQAWCWQDEWYGLNMDNIRELEKEAQLMLSRKMAQFKEDDKEAVEMAKDEAAQDQAPREPPQPSSSTGEPLAGRSLKKQWSTSSKSSRSSKRGASPSRHSISEWRMQSIARDSDESSDDEFFDAHEDLSDSEEMFPKDITKWNSNDLMDKIESPEPEDTQDGLYRQSSREFRVASSVEQLNIMEIKNKIFTLCSGCLKFLKKKRWKGRKQKPSRQK, encoded by the exons ATGATTATAAAGGAATATCGGATTCCTCTGCCGATGACCGTGGAGGAGTACCGCATTGCCCAGCTGTACATGATACAG AAGAAGAGCCGTAACGAGACGTTCGGCGAAGGCAGCGGCGTGGAGATCCTGGAGAACCGGCCGTACACGGACGGCCCCGGCGGCTCCGGGCAGTACACGCACAAGGTGTACCATGTGGGCATGCACATCCCCAGCTGGTTCCGCTCCATCCTGCCCAAGGCGGCCCTGCGCGTGGTGGAGGAGTCCTGGAACGCCTACCCCTACACCCGAACCAG GTTCACTTGCCCTTTTGTGGAGAAATTCTCCATTGACATCGAAACCTTTTATAAAACTGATGCTGGAGAAAACCCCAACGTGTTCAGCCTGTCTCCTGTGGAAAAGAACCAGCTGACAATCG ACTTCATCGACATCGTCAAGGACCCCGTGCCCCCCAACGAGTATAAGACGGAAGAGGACCCCAAGCTGTTCCACTCGACCAAGACCCAGCGGGGGCCCCTGTCCGAGAACTGGATCGAGGAGTACAAGCAGCACGTCTTCCCCATCATGTGCGCCTACAAGCTTTGCAAGGTGGAGTTCCGCTACTGGGGCATGCAGTCCAAGATCGAGAGGTTCATCCATGACACGG GCCTCCGGAAGGTGATGGTGAGAGCCCACCGGCAGGCCTGGTGCTGGCAGGACGAGTGGTATGGGCTGAACATGGACAACATCCGGGAACTAGAGAAGGAGGCACAGCTCATGCTGTCCCGCAAGATGGCCCAGTTCAAAGAGGACGACAAGGAGGCCGTGGAGATGGCCAAGGATGAGGCCGCCCAGGACCAGGCCCCCAGGGAGcccccccagcccagcagcagcaCCGGGGAGCCCCTGGCGGGCAGGAGCCTGAAGAAGCAGTGGTCCACGTCCTCCAAGTCGTCGCGGTCGTCCAAGCGGGGAG CCAGTCCTTCCCGCCACAGCATCTCGGAGTGGAGGATGCAGAGCATCGCCCGGGACTCGGACGAGAGCTCGGACGACGAGTTCTTTGACGCCCACG aggACCTGTCCGATTCCGAGGAAATGTTCCCCAAAGACATCACCAAGTGGAACTCCAACGACCTCATGGACAAAATTGAAAGCCCTGAGCCAGAGGACACGCAGG ATGGCCTGTACCGTCAGAGCAGCCGTGAGTTCAGGGTGGCCTCCAGTGTGGAGCAGCTGAACATCATGGAG ATCAAAAATAAGATCTTCACCCTGTGCTCAGGCTGTCTGAAGttcctgaagaaaaaaagatggaagggGAGGAAGCAAAAGCCATCTAGGCAGAAGTGA